The sequence CTTCTAATTTAAAAAGGAGGATTAAAAATGAATGTTTACAAAGACATATTTCCAAACAGTGAAACAAGAAACATCATTAAAACTTTTATCATTGTAGCCGCGATATTATTGCTTTTATGCGCGGCATGGGGAAGCTTTTTTCAGGTACCTGTAGGTTATGTGGGAGTGCGCATTAACATCTTTTCCGGCGAAACCGAATCCTATGCAAGAGGCACATATTTAAAAGTACCCATTATGCATAAAGTGGTAAACTATGATGTAAAAACGCAAAGGCAGGAATTTAAAGCTAATTCCGCTTCAAAAGATTTACAGGCAGTCCATGCCATCATAGTCGTAAATTTCAGGCCTGACTACAGCAAAGTAAACGATATTCATACAAATATCGGAAGCGATTATCAGTGGAAAGTAATCGATCCGGCCGTACAGGAAGCGGCAAAAGCTGCAATTTCAAAACTGCCGGTCGAAATGGTAGTTGTCGAACGAGAAAATCTGCGCGCAGCCATCGAAGAAAGACTTTCGGAAAAACTTGCCCATTACAATATTATTATTGAAAACGTGAGCATAACAAACATAGATTTTTCAGCAGAATTTAACAGAGTCGTAGAAGAAAAACAAATAGAAGAACAAAAAGTTAAAAAAGCGCAATATCAAAGAATGCAGGCAGAAGAAGAAAAA comes from Candidatus Endomicrobium procryptotermitis and encodes:
- a CDS encoding prohibitin family protein; translation: MNVYKDIFPNSETRNIIKTFIIVAAILLLLCAAWGSFFQVPVGYVGVRINIFSGETESYARGTYLKVPIMHKVVNYDVKTQRQEFKANSASKDLQAVHAIIVVNFRPDYSKVNDIHTNIGSDYQWKVIDPAVQEAAKAAISKLPVEMVVVERENLRAAIEERLSEKLAHYNIIIENVSITNIDFSAEFNRVVEEKQIEEQKVKKAQYQRMQAEEEKQRQILMAEAEAKKQQLLKESTNKEVIGLKWIEKWDGRLPLYMMGNDQNVIMALPDSKK